In a single window of the Elaeis guineensis isolate ETL-2024a chromosome 4, EG11, whole genome shotgun sequence genome:
- the LOC105043956 gene encoding TOM1-like protein 1 gives MDKVNAFGELLKNSGAEVGRKMSAGMSSMSFKMKEFFQGQNQAEKIVEEATSENLDEPDWSTNLEICDMINSEKINSVELVRGIKKRIMLKNPRVQYLALVLLETCVKNCEKAFSEVAAERVLDEMVKLIDDPQTVVNNRTKALVLIEAWGEAGDELRYLPVYEETYKSLKSRGIRFPGRDNESLAPIFTPPRSVSETESYASGIQLNYRDVPVQNFTAEQTKEAFDVARNSIELLSTVLSSSPQQEALKDDLATTLLQQCRQCQNTIQRIIETAGDNEALLFEALNVNDELQKVISKYEELRKPPVVHSEPEPAMIPVAVEPEESPRVSKEDALIRKPASSRARSGGDDDILHDLDEMIFGKGGSTSEDQDPKKKQEQQKDDLITF, from the exons ATGGATAAAGTCAATGCCTTTGGGGAGCTTTTAAAGAATAGTGGAGCTGAGGTGGGCAGGAAGATGTCAGCTGGCATGAGCTCTATGAGCTTTAAGATGAAGGAGTTCTTTCAAGGTCAGAACCAAGCAGAGAAGATTGTAGAGGAGGCCACCTCGGAAAACCTGGACGAACCTGATTGGTCTACCAATCTTGAGATTTGTGACATGATCAATAGTGAAAAAATCAATAGTGTTGAGTTGGTTCGTGGCATCAAGAAGCGAATCATGTTGAAGAATCCTAGGGTCCAATATCTTGCTTTGGTTCTTCTTGAGACTTGTGTAAAGAACTGTGAGAAGGCTTTCTCTGAGGTTGCTGCTGAGCGGGTCCTTGATGAGATGGTCAAATTGATTGATGATCCTCAAACCGTGGTGAATAATCGTACTAAGGCTCTTGTGCTGATTGAAGCATGGGGAGAGGCAGGAGATGAGCTTCGGTATTTGCCTGTCTATGAGGAAACTTACAAG AGCTTGAAATCTAGAGGCATTCGTTTTCCTGGACGAGATAATGAAAGTTTGGCTCCAATATTTACTCCACCACGTTCAGTTTCTGAGACAGAATCATATGCCAGTGGGATACAGCTGAATTACCGTGATGTTCCTGTGCAAAATTTTACTGCTGAACAAACCAAGGAAGCATTTGATGTGGCTCGTAACAGCATTGAACTTCTATCAACTGTTTTATCCTCTTCTCCACAGCAAGAGGCTTTAAAG GATGACTTGGCGACAACACTCTTGCAACAGTGCCGACAATGTCAGAATACCATCCAGAGAATTATAGAGACTGCTGGTGACAATGAGGCACTGCTATTTGAGGCCTTGAATGTGAATGATGAGCTCCAGAAGGTCATCTCCAAGTATGAAGAGCTGAGGAAGCCTCCTGTTGTGCATTCTGAACCAGAACCAGCAATGATACCTGTTGCGGTGGAACCTGAAGAGTCTCCTCGAGTCAGCAAAGAAGATGCCCTCATCAGAAAACCGGCAAGTTCTCGAGCAAGGTCAGGTGGAGATGATGACATCCTGCATGACCTTGATGAGATGATCTTTGGCAAGGGAGGGAGCACATCCGAAGATCAAGATCCAAAAAAGAAGCAGGAGCAACAGAAGGATGATCTGATCACCTTCTGA